Within the Gossypium raimondii isolate GPD5lz chromosome 12, ASM2569854v1, whole genome shotgun sequence genome, the region ACATAATCTGGTGATTCCTGGTACAACAAAGTACGGGGAAACCAACAGTTGATTGATAGTTTAAGCAGAGCTAGAACTAAGGCTAGTAACAAGTAACCCATTtctgaatttcaaaataaaatccgCAATTGTAATACCTTAAATCTACTTGGGAATCTAAAATAAACTCAAACCAGACCTTATTTTATCTACTTGTGTTAAGTTGCATAATTTGGATAACTTACCAGTACCTTGAAAGCTGTTCAAGATTGAGAAGAGTAAGTACATTATTAGTAAATAGTCATATACAACTCATTGGTTAGGAATTCCCAATCTTGAACCTGTAACTTGAAGACTATATTGGCTTAACCAAGAAAACAGTAAAAACCTTCTTTATATATTCATCGGCTGCCTACATTTAATAAGGTTTCTCATGCTATACAAATCAGAAAGTCTCAGAAACCAAACATGGTATTTGAGTATAATTGTAACTAATCAGAGGTGGTCAAATGAGATTCAAAGCAAACATTCTAGTGAAACTTAAACAACAGAAGAGGAAGATCAAACTATCTACATATAAAAGAGGAAATACTAGAATTCAATATCCAATCAGGAGCTCTAAAGCGCTAGTATTTACCAAAGGAAGATCAAACTATGAACATATAGAAAAGGAAATACTAGAATTAAATACCCAATCAGGAGTTCTAAGAAGGCCAAGTCCACCAGCGTTTGCAACAGCAGCAACTAGCTCCGGACCAGCAATATCCGGTCCCAAAGGTCCTTGAACAATTCCATACTCAAAACCCAGAATTCCTTTCCACCCCATATCTCTTCAACcgtttttgatttgttttaagtTCATATGAATACTTTAAATAGGCCAGAGCTTGAGTGCACTGCAGACTGGTCAATCAGGAGTGTCGAAATTGTTTTTTGATACCAGACTGGTCAACCAGTAATTTTGTTGGTTTCCcacattaattttagttttctaagGAACCAAACAGCGGATAGCGCTATGGGTTGGGCCTTTTTCATTATATAAATAGGAGATTTGGTGTTTGGAGTCAAGCAGTGCAAGTGAGAAACGTAAGCAGCGACGTCTGAAGGACACAGGACCCTTTCATCTACTCTTTATTTTTTACCCAAAGATGCTGCCTACACCACGCCACGCCGCATCACtagtttgtttattattaatcCCTTCGTTAATAGATAATGGAGGCAAAAGACGGTGACGTTACATTAATGTTTTATCCTTTCCCAGTAAAAGCAGCCAATTGGTGAGCAATCTTTTTAGCCGCCCTTCCTTTTGGTGAGGTTCACTTCACTATGTATTGGTCCGCACAGATGAAAATTTTCGTTGTTATTTAACTCCAATGCCTCGTGATAGTCACTTTTAACTATAGACCGTCCTGTACACCAGCATGTCTGTTGCATAACATGTGCTAATTGGTATTATTGTGATCACCATGATTTCTTCTTATGTACTAAAATTACTCTGTAGTAGCTCCATGTTTTGGTTCCTTGGTCTATGAGGTCGTCAACTGTGTTTATTCAACTTTTGTATTGCGTCTCCCATTTGAATTAGCACCAACTAGGTTTCCTCCAGGCACCCATCTGTCATTGAAATATCAATGGATCTACCATTGCCCACTTGTCTTTCTACCATCCCTTTCAAACCATATATGCTTCTTATAAAAGAAGGGTTCTGACTTGTGACCAAGTTCATTACATAAGACTCTTTGGAAATGCCTATAGGATTACTTACACAAAAGTAGATTTTCCACCTTGTGAAACAGCCCTTAACAAACCAAAAGTAGTATGAAAACCCAACCTAATTATCATAAATAGTTCCAACCGAACTCACATCTGCTTTTAAGCACCCACTAAAAAGTCTGTATCCCTTTTTAAATAATAGTGTCCCTAATGGCTATTCGCGTGCTGCTAAtgcatacatgcatatataGCATCCAAAATTTCTACATCTACTACGGgtgttttttctttaaaaataattcaaaacacTAATCTAACTACAATAAATGTAAGAAATAGTAATACTCACTTCAATCCATTCAAAACACCAACCACACATTTGGTTCGCTAAAATAGAATAAGAATagaattgtaataaaataatcattctatGATAATAGAATAGAACcgtaataaaattgaataggcataaaaataatttggttggatgaaataaaatgaatattataatagtattcACGATTTGACGAAGAAGAAtagatatataataataataataaaactcaaatGACAAAAtgcttttaataaattaaattatgtaatataaaatatttactctCAAGTgaagttaataatattttatttttatatacattacaaaaataaatcaattatatgtattaaaattcagaataaaatattaaaactttaatatctatgaatataataagaaataatatctataattataataaaaataatattttaaatacataattaataaaacaatacatgtaaatgtatttttcacattgtaatacccaattttactAAGCCTAAAGCCCAAACCCATTACAAGCCCAAGTCACTAACCCAAATCCCAGCCTAACCCTAAGCAGTGGCTAACAGCAGATTACGCCAAGAAGCAACCTCTCTGTGTAGCAACCGTTCTACTGCCCACGTTGTGCTTGCACGACACACCTCCTTCACGTTCTCCTTCACCTGCAATAAACCACAGACAGTAGGTGTAACTGAGAAGGgaacaaattgtaaaaaaggatttggctataaaaagccaatgAATTTTTGTAATAGGGGTTAGCaaattttgtattgaaattaaagaaaataaaacagaaaaaaacagaaaagcaaggattttgaaggtgattttctgggtctattttttttcttactcactgatttctttgtttgtttttttttcttttcctttgcacaccaaacaaaaataaaaggaggaGGAGAAATCCTTACCAAAAGAGGCGCGCTGTCGACATCTTTGCTTCTCTTCGTCCAAATCGAAGTTGGAAGGGGGGAGTTTGGCTTGAAAACAGAGGAGAAGGTGGAGCAGTCCTTGTGGTGGCTGCTGTTGCAGAAAAGGGAAATGATTTTCGGGttttaaaattgtaacaccccctaaccccaaatcgtcgccggaataggattacgaggcattaccggacatatcaaacaatttacaaataaatcgaaataaataaccaacatattaaaataattcataaattgttataaatttgtactaattgatttcattcattttttttttataaaaatttcggcagcatttcgacttatttttacattaaaccccctgcaaaatttcaaacataaccaACCCAATTTCAGTATTTCAACCAATGCATTTATATACTTAATCCTACTTGACATATAGACATAACaacttaagtaaataaaatcctattatcatttctaattaacacataaaactaACTAAGCCATTTCAACTTGATACCAATgctataaaaataacttataccattttctaatataatcatcaaaacacataatatcttactttataacaaaactatataacatgtcaaaataactattataaatcctatgtacatgccactttctcttaaaggaagaaaacatcaccaaaatcttTATGTCGAGTCGGGATTGTCACGGATCTTGAACCGAGACTCTAACCCTTTTCAACTGCAAGACGAAACAACCGCAtttgagtattttatactcgatggtattactataaattaaactatttaataataataatatttcaaatattgacCATAGTctttaaaaatcactttaaactaaatataaatattcatatatcattccataaatcttaaatttatatatttaaatatttacatactaaatcaattcataatttatatcatacattctttctcatatttttcaataatgtcAAATCAACTaatctcattttcaaatttccatctcaattatttaccctattaacaaggctcggactctgacagatacgcggattccacccaaacacaccaaaatatCCAACCTAAACACACCCGGAATAATTTAAATCCTCCATAACACACCAATATATCAtatcctcccaaacacaccaataaggcatttaatgcctcttcggataaaccgaagcatataataacataGTCATCTTCTCGGCCGAACTACAAATCTCCtcatcacatcacaaatcctacggcatgccatttgtatccaatctagtccgataagttaatagggtattattttacttttccaatttcgaattcatttccacaacaatttcaaatattcaatcaatacaaaacatctattatttcaattcacatataattcaatattcacacatattcttacttaatttcaaatgttaATACTTACCTTCCTTTAAATGTCTCATgaatacaatttcaatatagcatttattaaatagattaagttatagtaatacaaacccggaATACGCGTTTACTCCTcaacgatcttttcttttcctttagatGCCGATGCCTCGTTTTCCTTGTAAGCTACGaaagtaataattattttcactattaattacaatcattaaaaataataattattattattatattaacaataataataataaaaaaattcttattcaattcctacttattcccaatttaattctaactaagcttacttatttttctaacttaattcacactctatttctattcaaatttcttctaaactcaaatttatctactaatttttcagcatttttcactaatttcgaattttcctcaatttaatccctaaaattcaaaacttatagtctagttcacaatttaatccttttatcaactctaactagaaactctatcaaataaaccctcaatttaacaacttgttcaaaatgaatcatgttcaaaaacctatgaacttccataacctccacttaacttcaacaaaattttgttttaaagcttttaaaatatcaaaatgaagaggaaacggctaaatttagcttaccaATTAACTTGAAGCTTTAAATCCTCAGTTtgcccttttatttttctttccccttATCTTCCCCTGTTTTCGTCTCTTTCCCTGCTTCTTTTCTAgctattctatttcttttcttctttgtttctttctttcttttactttatatcttttgttttaactaataatattaataataatatattaaaaaaatcttttacttattaattaagcacatatttatttttattacaagtgtacccatgtaattattactattacacaTGTCTTCAAtatttaccatacatttgtcatcttttttttttacttatataatataatacaatataatataatatattatattatattatataataaaataatatatataaaacataaaatctatgatttttatcacttttactgtcccatttcttattaatggcttaatttccattttaatcctttttattttttattaatctataattcaacttttacccctagatcaatttagtccttttttcttaatttctcttaattaaactaaattcacccaattaatacctaattaaacacacaactaatctaataaatatttctaataattattttcgaactcaatttactaagacggaggcccgataatgtactttttcggtgcttgtgaattttgggtcattacaaaaATGGGATTTTATAGGGTTCAAAATGGGCCATTTACGCAATTGGTCCCCTTTTTTAcagtttttttaaatcattttttatttcttttaaatttcgtaatatgttttatttctgtttcaaattgatccaaatGATGTGCAGCGTTTTGGGCAGTTTGGGTAAATTTCCCTTTCGGTCCTCTTCCTATTGTGCGTGTTTTGAATTGCTCCCTTTCtcgttttctatttttgaatttaacctttaaactctgtttattttcaaattaatccttaatttatcattttatatatatatattttttaaatactgttaaattgtattattattactgtATTATTGTTAGCATTTATTATTATCACGATTATTTCCATAccaatatatatgcatatatgtatcttattatataaatatatatatatgaatatattttaaatggttttaaatacatatgcataacttatatattttattattactttattctTCTTAGTTTTATTACGTAtctatatttatactttataatattcatatagttttttcgtattttataatgcaaatatatatacatttttataatatgtaagtACACACTATTCAAAgttgttataaatatattttttgcattttcttatatatatatatacacacgttttcataatttattaatatattttacttatatgtttatatacctatccatattttataatttattttcataactttcaTACATGTTTTCATACATGCATAtacatatctttaaaatttacttatatatcatattttattttgtgaatacgtgtacatataatttaaattaaggtaATGGTTTCATGTTATGCATTAACATTTTAgcatattttaaagaaaatatcttTTGGTTTCGTCAAATCATTAAAAtcgtttttaaattttaagtatttggCATTCTTGATTCTcaagaaagatcgtgtcctaacttactggattgttattatttttcgatgaatttggaaaactaagtatttattttgtaataaattcaCAAAGATTTCGAATAAAAACTTATTCTCGGGAATCCAaaaatgtcgggtcctaacttactggtcgtgacatTTCGTgatctcgaaataagaatttctaaaacaaaaggCAATGTTCCGCATTTGGGAAATTCGAgtgattgtgccctaacttactgggtttcgatttttctcctTTAACccaaataaccgaatatcctcttaagttttaaatacatgagttttaaaaatcaaaagacgaacttaattttgaagatttaaaaatattgtgccctaactcactgggtttgatgttttatttctttgaaataagaatgtttatcattttaattcattcacgagtttaaaattttttattttaactcttttcaaattttcgacatcaagacataaaataatcaaatttggtaccgatttttgggcattacgagggtgctaacccttcctcgtgcgtaactgactcccgaacttggtttctcaaatttcgcagaccaaaatagtttttaaggtgagccgatcacacctcaatcaaggatctgtggcgactccaatttttgtttttaaagtcgataacttatttttgttctcaaaaaaatagtttcgacacacatcaatttaatattaaagaacaatattttctatcaaaagaataatattttatttttatattttttgaaatttagaaacaatattttatattaaattatttaaattattttttgttcttaccattttttcttttcctttattatttttggtcgggttaaaatggaaataaaagagAAGAATCTATTCTGAGTTGCTATTCAAGAACTATGAGGAATAATCCTGTAATAAACTATtctgcttaataacattcggccAACCAAATTAACAGAATACTGTAGCACTCAGAATGGATCTAGAACCGAGTGGTTActacaaccaaccaaacacactTTAAATATCgttccttttctttaaaaaaaatgattacaAGAATCAACTGAGCTAAGCTTAGGGTTCATAACTAACACTTAATTCTTAACAGGTACCGATTAAAAACTTCAAATGACCTAAGGAACTTAGAAAACAATACAGGCACTGGCCAGCTCAACATAAATGGAAATGCATTAATGTTAGGAGAGGCAACATGGGCAGTGCAAGAAAGATAGTTGCATAATTCACCACCAATAAAACTAGACCAAAATTCTTGCATAGTTCTGGCACATCAACCAAATtgattacaataaaaaaattccctCACAAACTTTCCCCATCGATCAAAAGTATTTGGAGCTAATAGTATGGCCCTTGATGTCTAATAATAGGGGCTATATCGTGTTGCCATTCTCAACCTTGGAACCTTCCTGCAACGCATAGAGGATAAAGTTTAACTACATTCAGGTTGCTAAAACTGAAAACGAAAGCACAATAGTATACATGTGTGTGTACATATATGAAGGTAATCCAAATTAAGATGGATAACAAACGCTGCAAACATACCCATATCCATAAGGAGAAAAGAAATATGGAGCCATAAATGGGTCCCTGGGTTGCATAAAAGGGTTGGACCGGCGTGGCCGATATTGTTTCATCCCAGGTATATTGGTCCGCTTAGCAGTAACCTGCAAAGACATAGAGAAAGAAAGCACATGATGTTTGAACAGTTCAACAGATGAAAGTTTTAAAGGGGGaaaaacctaaattttaccTTCAACTGCCTGCCATGCAGTTCAGATTCATTTAAAAGAAGAGCCTCTTGAACAGCCTCAGCTTCAAGGAACTCCACGTAAGCATAACCCTTTGGCTGGCCATATTTATCAGTACGGATAGTAACCCTATTTACAGTCCCACAAGACTGAAAATGCTGTTGAACTTCCTCGGGTGTACATGAATAATCCACCTGTATTCACAGAATGTTTTATATGTAGCCAGTAAATTGTGCAGAACAGgatattctaaaatattaacaatatagAACAAGGGGCTGcaaatattaatttgttataaGAAAGCAGCAAACAAGGTCACTTGTGCAGCAAGTATCTACTTACTAATCACCTTGTTAAGAAAGGCCAGGCGGCCTGAATAAAGAACAGGTCTTAGTTTACAAGATTAAACATGTCCCGGGTGTTTCTAACAAAGGAGTCAAACTAAATAAGCAAATGGTTAAAAATCTTCTCAAGCAATTAGCATTCACATAGGAAAGATACTGTTGATAGATAGGGCCAACACATTGGTCAATGATCTAAATAACCCAAGTAAATATAGACAGATTATATAAACTTGATAAATGTACGGAGGACAGCACATAAAAGGATATTTCCGAGTTCGCTAAGTCACGAACCAGGCCAGTGCCATATTACAGCCACATCATCCTTACATGACCAAACTAGGGTAAAGTTCATTTTAACAAGCACAGGTAAAGAAGAAAAATCCATTACATTCTTCAAAAATACAGAGAAGAAAACAAGAGCACATAtgcaaatgtttcatgagaaaatattttgacAACTTGAGTTATATGTTGTGGAAAAAGAAACACAATATTTGCTTTCATCAATGTGTAATAATACTGCATCAACCTTTACTTAATTTCTTTCACAATAGAAACACCATAATCAGAACTAAAAACCAGATTCAGAGTTGATCACGATATGTTTCATTTCAGTCACTTTTTAAACAACTAACAAACTCATTATTCAATAGTTATTGTAACTTTCTAAACGGCTTTCaagttataattataatttcatcctTCTTCACGTCCACACAAACATGTCAGGATTCAGGAAGATGCAGCCTTCCATGCTTGGTTTCTTCATGCATGTAGAGAACCTCTGGCACTAGTCTCACACAAAGAAGAGCCCAAAGCTGTCCAATAAGATGCTGCTGGGTAGTGGCTCTTAATCCAGCATATCTACTGGTAAAGCTGGACAACTAGTTGAAACAATTTGAATTACAATTACATTTTAAGTTCAGGTATGATTGATCCGAATACTGGTATTACTGTGTCCAGCCTCAATTACTTGGAATAAGAACTTGCAAGAATGTACAGATATTTCTAGAGCTGATAGGATAAGTTCAACCTGATGCAAAAATTAACTATTCTCATGCAGTTGGCAAAGGCTTACTTCGTTGTTGCGGTTGTAGATTCAGAAGATAGCATGTCATTTACCTACTCATTATGACTCAAACTTCATagatatttctatatatttgatAATGGAGGTGAATATACGCGTGGAATAGCATTATAGACATGTGCGAAGGCAAGCAGAAAAATAAGCTAGGGAAAGTAGCCTCACATTGCCAACAAAGATTGATCGGGAATCTACTTCCTCTCGATTAGCCTGAGATGTAGCAGCAGCAGCAGGATCTATTGCAAAGAAGCAAATCCAACAACAAAGATGAGAATgcaactaaaatttaaagtacaGAAGATAGAAGGTAATCATCTTATATGATGCACACATATCCACAGGATTCAACATTCCAGCAAAGTGTTCCATAACAGATACCATCGGAAGTTTAgcctaaaaattttgaaaacctatACGGGATTTGCTTTGGATTTGAAAGCTTTGTCaataacaagaaaaacaaaaataagccAAATGAAAGCATTTATCAGATAGTTTCGCAATCATTTAGCAAGATATCACATATTAAATACCAGAAGCCCATTTCTAAAAACCAACAAGAGAAAACAAGGGGAGAAAAACAAAGAGCGCCAATCAAACGCTTTTAATTGAACCTATTAactacaaaaattattttttcaaaaaaaataaaaataaaacccaaaatcttaaaacaaagaaaaaaaagaggcaCATTGAACCaggaaaatagaaagaaaaacagATAACCTTGTACGGAACCCATCTCCTTCTCGACCTTAGCTTGCATGTCACGAAGAGCAGCGGCTTCATCCTCCATCTCTTTCAACCTTCTTTTCATGTCATCGAGGTCCTGCAAATTTCTCCAAAATTAgggtttactaaaaataggaaaagccctaacaataataaaagtgagaaaaaatatataaaaataaaatagaaaaaatacaGCTTCAGTGGATTCCGGCGCTGCCATGACTACATCGTCTCCTTCCATCCTCCCTCTCTCTTTTCAAAATAGAAGGTTAGAAAGCAGCCTTTTCGCTTTTCCCCGTTATAGCTAAATATACTTTCTTCCAGTGTCAGATCCTTTAGCTGATATTTTCTCTCTTTGGTCTTTGCTAGGGATATTTCGTTTCTCTTACCTTTTCAACCCTAAATTTTACGTCTCCCAGCTACCTTATCCGTGCCACGTcagaatattaaattataatattaattttagttttttagttttatatatataaaaacttttaattttgattttaatttttattatatataaaaatacaaaaacctagaattattttaaagattttaaaaattataaaatatattattaaaataaaataaataacaaatttaaaataaattaagtgagagagtattaaaatattccatatccaatttttttaaaaaacaaaaaaagttaaaaaaattatccattCTCTACTTTTTTTAACAAGAGTCGGTTCCTTGCTAATACCTTTGCACCGACCGAAACACTCCGTTACAATGCTCAATGGAAACACATGGGAGAATTCTGTTCCGCTCCAAATATCGCCCTATTCTAACGATTTCGGTTTGTACCGGTGCTTTTTGCATGTTCTGGCAAAATGTAGATGTACCGAACCATATTAAAATGAGATTTAGATGTGGTgcgtttaatttttttttatataatattatcataatcgtcatttttatattaattgtagATAAACGTATTGCctattcaaaatttacttaaaaacgatttaaaaacttaattgtaTATGATCAAAATTGAGCTTTGACCAGCTATTACCCAAGCGTGAATGCTTTGGTTCAAAACTTCAAGTTCTAACCTAACAAGGAAGACACCCAAGAAGCTGAAGTAGTCTGTCTGCCCTTTCGCAACCTGTACGCCACCGCTCCTCTGCCATCCAGCTGGTAGACGAAGCAAAATCttttccactgctcaaccattGTTAGTTAAAGCTGCTTACTTTAGTAATTTTCTGTTTTGGTTATTGTATTTTGAGGATGTTAGACGTTGTTGAATGGATGGAAATTGTGGTTTccaaattcattattatttgattcAGTCCCCTTTGAAGAAAAACATTGGTAGAGAAAGGTGGATTTCTTGAATGATGTATaagaatttgtaaaatttgttCGATAATTACATTATACCaagagaaaaaagggaaaaaaaaactataagaaGTAGTAATGGTTTGTTAGCTAGCTAGTGGGTCTTTGTTCCAGATTACCATGCAAATACCGAATGAAATAAGAGATGATAATTGTTCTAATATGGAAATTTTACAACTAGAATTggaatttagattttaaaattaactttcaaatttatgaatttttgtttttaaatttttttgggaattaaaatatttaaaatttaagattttgatttaattttaaattcattgtttagataatttaaatttatatttggatttcaattcattcaaaacttttttaatttaattatttaggaGGATTTTGAACATTATTGTTTGAATCAGATTGGAC harbors:
- the LOC105762733 gene encoding polyadenylate-binding protein 2; this encodes MEGDDVVMAAPESTEADLDDMKRRLKEMEDEAAALRDMQAKVEKEMGSVQDPAAAATSQANREEVDSRSIFVGNVDYSCTPEEVQQHFQSCGTVNRVTIRTDKYGQPKGYAYVEFLEAEAVQEALLLNESELHGRQLKVTAKRTNIPGMKQYRPRRSNPFMQPRDPFMAPYFFSPYGYGKVPRLRMATRYSPYY